gtacaaagttgagacacttattttgggacggaagGAGTACTATGCAGTGATACTCTCTTCCTGGTAGTTTGTGGTTAAATGCATTTTTTTTTCTGAATTTGCAATGTGCTGCAGGCATGTGCAGAACAACAGGCTAACCGGGACACTAGATGTGCTGCGTGATCTTCCCCTGAAAGACCTGTAATTGGTTTACCAATTTACACAGATACCTCCTTAGCTCATTCTGTGAAATAATGGTCACATTACTCCTTGACGAGATAACGTGCAAAATCCTGCATGTTGTTGAGAGGGAAAAAACATTTCCATGAAACAAAGGTCTGACTGCATTTCTCGCATGCCCATTCCTGAATCTTGATTCTGTGAACGTTTACAGGAATGTGGAGAACAATCAGTTCGCAGGATCAATCCCAGAGAAGATGCTCAACATCCCAAAATTTCTGTAAGAACTCCATCCTCTCTTATCGAGATTCAAGAACCAAAAGAGCTTGGCTAACTACTGCCTGCCTAACAAATCAATAATCTTGCCTGAATTTTCTGCAGAAGAAACGGCAACCATTTCACCATTCCGATCCCTGGTTCCTCTCCGACTCCAGCAACGTCGTCTCCTTCTCCAGCTGCACATCCTCACATTACTGTAATTCCCGCAGTTACTCTACAGGGCACTACACACGGTGGTGGTCTCCGGAGGCACGCCAACAAGGTGTCTCCGGCAAAGGCTGCCGGATTCAGCATTCTTGCTGCCAGTTTATTAACCATTGCCGTCGTTGTGACCATGTTCGTAACCTCGAGACGGCGGCAGGAGATGTCCACTCGGGAAGGGCACCTGAGGGCAATTGTGAGGAGCGTGGCAATCTGGACAAGGAAGCCTCCTAAGCTAGGTGCACCTGCCTACCCTGACAAACAACACAGTACAGGTACATGAAAAACAGTGCTGAAAATTTATCCTGAAAATTAAGAACCTACTTATTCTGATATAAATGCCCATTGCTGTTTTGATCATTGAAGTTGCTGCAAATGACATTGTGGGGAACACTCCGGGAGATTGCACAAAGGTGGCGGGTTTATCGGCACATACACCTCTCAAGAACTACAACATGTCAAGTATTGTTTCAGATAAGAATGTTCAGTGGGGATCAGAAGAAAGCAAACCCTCGAGGGTCTCCTTCAATTTCTTCACTGTTGCATCTCTGCAACAGTGCACCAACAACTTCAGCGATGAGAACTTTCTGCGAGAAACTCGGTTTGGCAAAATCTATCTAGCAGAGCGCCCAGAATGCAAGGTAAATTGAACTGAATGTAGAACTTTCATTCCTAATTGTGCCGTATTCAGTTTCTTTATAGTGGTAGAGTACTATCTCTTTTTCCTGTTGGAAACTTTGTGGTGTTATTGACATCATCTTCCCATGATCACATAGTTTGTGGTGCTGAAGCTTTGCGACACGGCTACGAAAATGGCTGCTGACGAGTTTCTGGAGAATGTTCGGACCATCGCCGACCTTCGACACCCCAACATAGAAGAGCTTGTGGGTTGCTGCGTGGAGCACGGACAGAGGCTGCTCGTGTACAAACATTTCAGCGAACACACATTGGACGACATGATCCATCGCGGCAGCAGCGACGCTGCCGATCCCGGCAACAAGTTCCTGTGGGAAGCTCGGATCGCCGTGGCCCTCGAGGCCGCCAAGGCTCTCGAGTACCTCCATGACGGGGACGACGGCCGGGAGGGACATGTCGCCGTTGTCCACGGGCATTTCAGGCCGGAGCATGTCCTTGTCGATGGCGAGGCGCGGGTGCGCGTGTCCGGGTGCGGCCTCGCCCCGTTCGCGCCACCTTCAGTATCAGGAGCTACTACGGACTGGCACGACGACGCACTGAGCTACCTCGGCCCGCCGGAAGAAGCCACAACGACGGAGGCGGCCACAGGCCGCGACGTGTACTGCTTCGGTGTGGTGATGCTGCAGCTCCTGACGGGGCGCAGGCCCTACGACAATGCGCGGCCGCGAGGGGAGAGGCTGCTGGTGCCGTGGGCTGGCGCGCGGCTGCACGACCTCAGCGCTCTGCGCCGGATGGCCGACCCGCGCCTCCGGGGCACGCCGGTGCCGGTCAGGTCCCTGTCACGGTTCGCGGACATCATCAGCAGATGCGTGCAGGTAACTGAAGCTCGATCGTCTCTGGTTTCTCGTTTGCTTGGGCTGCTGCGTTGTCGTAATGGAGTTTGCCTATGTGCAGCGGGAGCCCGAGTTCCGGCCAGCGATGGCGGAGGTGGTGCAGGACCTGATGGGCGCCACGGAAGAGGCGCGCATGGCGGATGACTGCGGAGAGCTGTCGCCGGTGCCGGCAGAGTACGAACTTGTGTGAACTGCTCGCTCTGATTGACATAGAACACTGCCAAACATGTCCTCACCACCAGCATAGATTTACTGTGCTGCATTGCCTTTGATCTCAGGCTGGAAGCATTGTTTCAAGCAAATTATTTTTCCAGCAAAGGGGAATTCTTGGGTTTGATTTGGTTGGGGTGTGCCAGGTCTAGGCTGTAGTGCAACGCCCGGACGACACTTGAAGGCCCTAATAACAAGTGGACCCTTTCCcttaaaaataaatttaatatcattgtgggcacttGGCCCACATATCAGATATTAAACTGATAGGAACAGATGCTATATTTGATCTTAGCCAAAAAGCCGAGAAAGGTATGATTTGAAACTTTGCCCTTCCTCTCTTTTTATGGCTTCTTGGGCCAATTCCACGGCGTGTgccggcgaggtgggactaaacgaAATTAAGAGTTGCAGTGAGTATTAACAAACCTGtatttttttttttgagacaaacaAACATGTATATGCGTGTGCTACCACGGAAGTTGGGCCTGATGATAAGAAGTCCATAAAGAAAGTATGATGGCCCACATGGGTGAAAGTGTTGGTTTTCCGGCTAGAATAGTACTAAGTTGTAGGCATTTCCTATTCGGTGCCTTCAGCATTCCTTAACATGCATTTCGTTAACTGGCGCTGAAGGCGCTCTTAACTGGGCCCGCCCATATATGATTTGATTTTGAGTAAACTCCCAAAAAAATGGGCAGAACACAGGCATTGAACCCGTGATCTCTGCGTACGTATGAAAGAGCGCAAACCACTATGCTATCATACCTGATCTGAACCAATTGATTTTtgttccttttatttattttcttccaTTCGTGAGCTTTTTTAGACGTTTTtatttggttttctttcttctttctttctcctttttctttttcgtACAATGCGTGGATTCTTTTCAAATTCATTAACTTTTTCttcaaaatcgatgaaccttTTTCCAAAACACATGAAATTTTattcaaattcgtgaactttcccaattttttgaacatattttcaaattatatgaacttttcaaaaaaTCAATGAAAAATTTTCAAATCCGATGAAATTTTTGCatattcaatgaacttttttcaaattaaTTTAACCTTTTTTCAAATATGATGATTGCTTTTACAAATTTGATGGactttttcaaattcgatgaacctttttaaaaatcaatgaacatttttaaagtttgtgaacttttttaaattgctgaaatttttctaaatttgtgaactctttttcaaattcaatgaactttttttaaagtCGGTGATACTTTTTGAAGTTTTGTGAACATTTTCTTTAAAATCCATGAACAATTTTGATTTCGGGTTTTTTTAATGAAAATTGTTGAACTTTTTTCAGAAccatgaactttttaaaaaaattgatgaactctttttcaaatTCGTGATCTTTTTTTTATCTAAATGATTGAACTGTTTTCAAATCTGTGAACTTTTTTACAAAGTCCGAAGAATTTTTTTCGAATTCATAATTTTTTTAATTAAAAATAGACGAAATATTTTCTAATCTATGAATGtttttcaaattgatgaactttcttgagttttgtgctttttcaaattcatgaactttttttcttcaaattcatgaactttttccatTTTCGTGAACTTTCTTCAATTTGTATGAAtcttttcaatttttttatttttttaaaaaattcgTGGTATTTGTGAATTATTTTTCAAATTTATGTATTCTTTATGAAAATAATTCAATACTATTATATGTTAATGCTGTACTGAAAGAAGGGATCAAATAGAGTTGTTTCCTCATAGTTGCCAACAAAGTTTAGCTTGGTCTAGTGGTTAACGCTTGAGACTGTTGACCTGGTTTTCCGGAGATCGATTCCCTGTTCTCCGTTTTAATTTCCCGCGAGAATCGAATAAGCGAGGGATTTTTGTTTTTCGTCGAGCGATCAAGCCAGCAATCGATTTGTGCTAATTGGGCCGGCCCAAAATGAACTTCACGTGAGCGCCAGTATGCCAAACGGGCGCATAAAGCGCTGAACAGGAGCTCCCTAAGTTGTACGCCAATTTCTCAACAAAAAAAACTAAGTTGTACGCCAACCTACCCTGCGGGTCATCGGCGCCTGCTCTCCATCGTTACCCATTGCATTTGAGCTCAAGATAATCTAGGCCAGCTCAGCTACAGCCTACAGGTACGTACAGCATGAACAGAACAAAAGGCCAGCATCAACATCCAGTATGACATCGGAGCCTGGAAGCGAACAGCTCACAGGGTTAATTAAGGCCAAGCATGTTCAAACGGAGAAGGGAGTAGCTATCCCGACCAAGCGTCCATCAACGTATATAATCGTTGACGATGCGTGCATGCAtattttgtactccctccgttcctaaatataagtttttttcAGAGATTTCAAATGTCCTCCTCGGCTCTAGTTGAACAATGCACACACCCCGCTTTAGCTGCACATAATAAAGTGATCCGTGAGGTGGCTAGCTATTAGTTAGTGCGATGAAAATATTTAGTGCAGATTCACtcacggagcaaaatgagtgaatcctCGGGTCTCTGACTCTCCTTTTCGATGAAAACGAGAAAAAAAGATGTCAACTAGTAAATGTGTTGCTTTGTGAATTTGATACTAGGCAGTTCTCCCCCCTCAGCAGGCAAGTAGCCTTTGCGACTAACATCTCTGCTACAGGAGGGTATGAACCTCCGGATCTAGGCGAGGTGATGGCGGGGAACTCCAACAGGTTTTGGCTTCCTCCTCATTGATTGATGGAGCCCAAGACTGCTTGACGACTTTCGGTGTGGGGTTAGCTTGAGCCGAGGTCAGTCTCGTAACAGGAACATTAAGAAtagcaaacaagcacacaagcagGAATAGGAATATTGGCTGTCACTATCCTGTGGTTAGCAATCAACTACGGAGCTGGCAACTCACAAGCCAGCAAGTCAACCTCTGTCAGATCTTCGGCCCAGTTTATGGACGAAACTGACTCTACTTCCTCATTCAGGCTGATATGAACTGCAAAAGTTTTCATCTTTAGCGTGGATATCATAGGTATAAATGAAAGAAACTGGAATCAGGAAGTTGTTTCTTTCTCTCGATACGCGGAGGGGAGAGCATGCCCTGTCTCAGGCAGTATATCAGTCGTTAACGATCTTACCGGGACACATCCAATTGAAACTAGAATCCCAACATCTTTGGAAGAAGCTCCAAATAGAAAAAAATTCAGAGCGGGGAATCTTCCTACAAACTAAAATGTGTTAAATATATAAATACCTACCTCTGCCTAGAAAAACAGGAGTTTCAGGCACCCTCGTGGGAGACATTGGATGTTGTCAACCGGCCTTAAAATGCTCATAAACAGCTCTTCCCCCTTTGACTTAGTTTTCGCTCTCCTCTGTTTCTAGTAGAAAAAGCCTGATCCTACTTTGCGAGTCCAACAGGTCTAGTATTCTTTTGTTTTTCGTCTGAGGGAACGTGGTAGCCGTGATCTAGCTAAGACTTGAGATTCCATTCTATTTCATTCTGATCTCGTTATGAGGAAATATCTGAGGCAAGGCTAAGACAAGATATGGGACTTCCTGTGCTAAGTTATTCCAATCTCTGTACTTAAGTAACCGAACTCGAAAGTGCTGCAATGAGCTAGATTTGTGCGTACAAGGGTAAAGAAGCGAGCAAGGCTACCTTTCCGCTGGAAATCCTATACCTGAGTGCTATTTGATCAGAGTGAGTTGTAATTGAGCTTGATTTACTTGCTCTTCTATTTGCATTTTTTGTTAAGTATGTGGGTGACTCATCGTCGTGAGATCGGTTGGTCAAAAATTCTTTTCAAGTCGTCTCAGTCGGCGAACTCGGCTCCACAGAAGAAGTCAGTAGTGAATCAAAGAACTCATGCATGCAATCAGTGACTAGGGATCGATCAATCGGATGCAAGCGAGCCATACAAAAAGAATTGGAAAAGGGATGACGCAAGAGCAACGGAAGGTGACTTAGCAACATCAGTCATTTCCTATAGAAAGGAAGGAAAGGATCTCTCTTCTATCTAGACGAAAGATCTCATTTTTGCTACCGCTCTCCCTCTTATGAGTCTCTATCAACCGTTGTTTACTAGCTTTCAACGCGAGTTCAGTCATTCTCTTATATACTGAAAAGTACGAACTGACTTAAAGCACGAACATGAAGGAAAGGCTGAATTCGAAACATCTTGAATCGGATTCTCTCTTCTCAGAAAGCTTGAGAGAAATGAGTGGGCCGGCCAAAGAAGACCACTATGGAAGTGAAAGGGGAGGGCAAGAGCGGTTTGAAGAACATAGCCCGATGTGGGTACATTGGCGTCATCGTCGTATGAAATTCACGCACAAAGGGCGCCGCAACACTCTCAATGGCATTCAAGATAATCCTTCCTGCCGTCCAATCTCTGTCCGTAAGCTGCAAGGATTGCTGAAACGGGGTGCTATTAGCCAGTGTGTGCAAGTGCGTCAGATTCACCAGGAGCATGATCTGCAAGCAATTACTCTGGATGCTGATCCTACAGAGCAGACACCTCCAGCTATTCAAGAACTGCTATAGGAGTTTGATCCTTTGTTTTGGGAGCCAAAGGAATTACCCCCTCGTCGTGCCTGTGACCACCAAATTCCGTTGGTGCCAGGTGCAGTGCCAGTCAATGTCCGGCCATATAGATATGCACCCCACCAGAAAACAGAGATTGAGAAGCAAATCCGTGAGATGATGAGCAATGGCATTATTCGTCGCAACACGAGCCCCTTTGCTTCTCCAGTGCTCTTGGTTCGTGAGAAGGATGGATCCTGGCGCTTTTGAAATATCCTATGCCAGTCGCGGGTTGTCCCAAGCTCAACGTAGGTTCACAAGAGAAAAAGAGGGGGGGTACCTTGTCTGGCGGTCGAAGAAGGCAACAAACAAGTGGAAGCAACCGATGGTTTGGTCATTCTACTCCTTGATGCCAGTCTGTGCTTGCTGTCATGCTGGCAAAAGCGGGGGTTTCGGCCGGCTTTACCTACTATTGGATTTGAACCAATGACTGCCGTCGTATGAAAGCGATACTCTAACCGCTGAGTCAAGTAGGTCAAGCTGAGTCAAGTCAGAGAAAATCGAAAAAAAGAGAAAGCCAACCAAAGCGCAACCAGAGTTCTCTGCGGGGTGGAGCGCTAAGAAAGAG
The sequence above is a segment of the Aegilops tauschii subsp. strangulata cultivar AL8/78 chromosome 6, Aet v6.0, whole genome shotgun sequence genome. Coding sequences within it:
- the LOC109733008 gene encoding protein STRUBBELIG-RECEPTOR FAMILY 1 isoform X2; translated protein: MEPMQGRVQMWMLLWLAFCLLEHSHSLVFPFPIPFFAPSYTNQQDVDAVNELYASLGSPDLRGWAASGGDPCEEAWQGVQCLGPNITEIVLKGVRLEGKLSEALGKLTAITRLDLSSNNLGGELPQSMATLKSLSALHVQNNRLTGTLDVLRDLPLKDLNVENNQFAGSIPEKMLNIPKFLRNGNHFTIPIPGSSPTPATSSPSPAAHPHITVIPAVTLQGTTHGGGLRRHANKVSPAKAAGFSILAASLLTIAVVVTMFVTSRRRQEMSTREGHLRAIVRSVAIWTRKPPKLGAPAYPDKQHSTVAANDIVGNTPGDCTKVAGLSAHTPLKNYNMSSIVSDKNVQWGSEESKPSRVSFNFFTVASLQQCTNNFSDENFLRETRFGKIYLAERPECKFVVLKLCDTATKMAADEFLENVRTIADLRHPNIEELVGCCVEHGQRLLVYKHFSEHTLDDMIHRGSSDAADPGNKFLWEARIAVALEAAKALEYLHDGDDGREGHVAVVHGHFRPEHVLVDGEARVRVSGCGLAPFAPPSVSGATTDWHDDALSYLGPPEEATTTEAATGRDVYCFGVVMLQLLTGRRPYDNARPRGERLLVPWAGARLHDLSALRRMADPRLRGTPVPVRSLSRFADIISRCVQREPEFRPAMAEVVQDLMGATEEARMADDCGELSPVPAEYELV
- the LOC109733008 gene encoding protein STRUBBELIG-RECEPTOR FAMILY 1 isoform X1; the encoded protein is MEPMQGRVQMWMLLWLAFCLLEHSHSLVFPFPIPFFAPSYTNQQDVDAVNELYASLGSPDLRGWAASGGDPCEEAWQGVQCLGPNITEIVLKGVRLEGKLSEALGKLTAITRLFVNLHHISVLLSVHYHFSLFIDIVFGLCSCRDLSSNNLGGELPQSMATLKSLSALHVQNNRLTGTLDVLRDLPLKDLNVENNQFAGSIPEKMLNIPKFLRNGNHFTIPIPGSSPTPATSSPSPAAHPHITVIPAVTLQGTTHGGGLRRHANKVSPAKAAGFSILAASLLTIAVVVTMFVTSRRRQEMSTREGHLRAIVRSVAIWTRKPPKLGAPAYPDKQHSTVAANDIVGNTPGDCTKVAGLSAHTPLKNYNMSSIVSDKNVQWGSEESKPSRVSFNFFTVASLQQCTNNFSDENFLRETRFGKIYLAERPECKFVVLKLCDTATKMAADEFLENVRTIADLRHPNIEELVGCCVEHGQRLLVYKHFSEHTLDDMIHRGSSDAADPGNKFLWEARIAVALEAAKALEYLHDGDDGREGHVAVVHGHFRPEHVLVDGEARVRVSGCGLAPFAPPSVSGATTDWHDDALSYLGPPEEATTTEAATGRDVYCFGVVMLQLLTGRRPYDNARPRGERLLVPWAGARLHDLSALRRMADPRLRGTPVPVRSLSRFADIISRCVQREPEFRPAMAEVVQDLMGATEEARMADDCGELSPVPAEYELV